CGCGCCGATCACCACCAGTTTCTTCGGAACCGTCTTCAGCGTCAGCGCACCGGTCGATGAAACGATGCTTTCTTCGTCGATCTCGATGCCTGGCAAATCCGTCGGCACGGAGCCCGTGGCGATGACGATGTTTTTGGTCTCGATGGTTGACTTCGCGCCGTCGAGGCCAGTCACCTCAATTGTGTTGGCCGACACCAGCCGCCCAGCGCCTTTGATGTAATCCACCTTGTTCTTCTTCATCAGGAACTCGACGCCCTTCGTCAGCCCCTCAACGGCCTCGTCCTTCTGCTTCATCATTTGCGGCAGGTTGAGGCCCAAGCCTTCGATCTCGACGCCCATGGAAGGGAATGTCTTGCGCGCCGCCTCGAAATATTCGCTCGCGTGCAGAAGTGCTTTCGAGGGAATGCAACCGACGTTCAAGCAGGTGCCGCCGAGCTTGCCGCGCTTTTCGATGATCGCCGTCTTCAAGCCCAGTTGGCCGGCGCGGATGGCGCAATTGTAGCCGCCAGGGCCGCCGCCAACGATGACAACATCATAGAGTTCGGACATGCAAAAGCTCCCGCGCGCTGCGGCTGATAAGATGGCCGCAACCTAGGCAGGCGCGCGCTAGGGTCAACCAGCGCCCTTGCAGATCAGACCCGAACTTCTCGCTTATGCCGCTTGGCGTTCCCAATAGGCGCGGTCGATCGCGTCGATCGCAAGCACCAGCAGCCCAACGATGAGGATCACGGCCAGGATGACGATCTGAGATTCGGTCCCGTCCGGCGTCGCCACCAGCACTTCAGGCTGCGCGAAGCTTTGCACCTCGACGCTCTGCACCGTTTCAACCAGGCCGCCATTCTCCTGCTGCGCATAGGCCCAGCGGCCGCCGAACAGCGCGAAACCGATCAGCCAAGCCCAGAAGGCTTGCGTCCGCCGGATCAGCCGGATCATCGCAATAAAGAAGAAGAGCCCTGCGCCAAGCCACAGGCCCGCTTCGAGCCAAGAAACGCCGTCCAGAGTCGCGCGTTGCGCCTCAGAGAGAAAGCTCAGATCGACCGGAATGTTGCCCAGCACCAAAGCCGCCGACCCGCCAGCCATCAGGCACACGCCCGTGAGCAGAAGCAGCACCAATACCGACGGCCAACGCAGAATGAACGCCATGGGGTGTCCCCCTCTCCGACATGCTCCCCCGAGCAATGCGCCAGAGCTTACACGTTGCGCCCCCGAACTGTCAGGCCATTTCGCCGCGCGGCGGGACAGATTGCCCCGGCGGCGTCACGGCCCCTTCGGTTCCCAGCCGCCACGGTCCATCTTTTCCACATGAACACTCACCCGCCGCGCGAAATCCTGCACCACGAGGCCCAAGGCGCCTCCGACCGGCTGGCGCTCGCCCTCACCAAAGGACTGCGGTTTTTCGCCGACGTTTTCTTCGCCAAACGCTATGGCCACCGCGCCGTCGTGTTGGAGACCGTCGCCGGTGTGCCGGGCATGGTCGGCGGCATGATGAACCACCTCAAAAGCCTGCGCCTGATGCGCGACGATGACGGCTGGATCAAAACCTTGCTCGATGAAGCTGAAAACGAACGCATGCACCTGATGACGTTCGTCAGCCTGTTCCAGCCGAGTTGGTTCGAGCGACTGCTCCTGTTGCTGACGCAGGCGATCTTCTGGAACGCCTACTTCTTCCTCTACCTGTTCTCGCCCAAAACCGCGCACCGCATGGTGGGCTATTTCGAAGAAGAGGCCGTCGTCAGCTACACGCAATTCCTGGCTGAGATCGATGCTGGCCGCTTTGAAAACGTCCCCGCCCCGCAAATCGCCATCGATTATTGGCAGCTGCCAGCCGACGCGCGCTTGCGAGACGTGGTCGTCGTCGTTCGCGCCGATGAAGCCGGCCATCGCGACATGAACCACGCCTTCTCGGATCAGCTGCGGCGCGGCGATACGCCGTGGCGGAAACTTTCACCGACCTGATTGCGTCGGCGACATATCCACATCGATCCGTATGCGCAACGCGAACCAAAACGCAGCGGCAACGTTTCATTTACGGGCGGGCGAAAGCGAGACGAGACGGAGATCGCCCCATGCAAGTGAACAAGCTGCGCCTGCCGGCCGAAAACGGCCTCGTGCCCGCCGGCTCTTACTTTGAACGCCTCGCCATTGCCCTGCGTGAGGCCAACGATCGGGACTACAGATCGAGCAGCATGCGCTCGGGATCTTCGAGCCCCTCTTTCACGCGCACCAGGAATGTTACCGCCTCTTTACCATCGACGATGCGGTGATCGTAGGAGAGCGCCAGGTACATCATCGGCCGGACCACAACCTGGCCGTTGATCACCACCGGTCGATCCTGGATTTTGTGCATGCCAAGAATGCCGCTTTGCGGCGCATTCAGGATCGGTGTGGACATAAGTGAGCCATAGACCCCGCCATTCGAGATCGTGAACGTCGCGCCTTGCAGATCCTCGAGCTTCAGATGCCCGTCGCGGGCCTTGACGCCCAATTCGCCGATTTCGCGCTCGATCTCCGCCATGGTCTTTTGATCGCAATCGCGCACAACCGGCACGACGAGGCCCTTATCGGTGCCGACAGCGATGCCGATGTCGTAGAAATTCTTATAGATGATGTCGTCGCCATCGATCTCAGCGTTGACGTTCGGAATTTCCTTCAGCGCGGTGACGCACGCCTTCACGAAAAAACTCATGAAGCCGAGCTTCACGCCATGTTTCTTTTCAAAGCCATCCTTGTATTTGTTGCGCGCGGCCATGATTGCCGACATGTCGGC
This window of the alpha proteobacterium U9-1i genome carries:
- a CDS encoding alternative oxidase, ubiquinol oxidase, whose product is MNTHPPREILHHEAQGASDRLALALTKGLRFFADVFFAKRYGHRAVVLETVAGVPGMVGGMMNHLKSLRLMRDDDGWIKTLLDEAENERMHLMTFVSLFQPSWFERLLLLLTQAIFWNAYFFLYLFSPKTAHRMVGYFEEEAVVSYTQFLAEIDAGRFENVPAPQIAIDYWQLPADARLRDVVVVVRADEAGHRDMNHAFSDQLRRGDTPWRKLSPT